One Pigmentibacter ruber genomic window, CTCTGAAATAGCTGTACTAAACAAAGGCTTAAGAATTATTGAAATAGTTAATAAAATATCGAACAAAAATGCCTCTTGAAAAAAAATTTAAGGAAAAACTCAATAAAAGAAAATGGCAACGTCAAAACTATTATTTCAACAAAAATAGGGTCTTTTCATATTATAGAAACTCTTGCATTATAAAAAATTGAACAAGAAGATGATTTTTACATATTAAGTAACAGTTAGATAGATAATATTAATTTGCATATTTATTTATTATTTTTGCATAAGTACCATCTTTTTGTATATCTTTTAAGGTAGCGTTTAATTTTTCAATTACTTTTTCATCTGTTTCTTTATTAAATGCCGCATATAGTATTGAAGTCTTTAATGTATATACAGGTACAATATTTATAATTTTATTTTTTTTAAAAAACCAATTTCCTAATTGTTTTCCTGAAGCCCATAAATCAATTCGACCAGCTTGAAGTTTTTTTTCGTTATTAAGGTCTAAATTAGTATCCTCTACTTTTAAATAACTTATGCTATGTAAGTAATTTGATGTTGCATCTCCTTTATAAGCCCCTATAACATAGTTTTTTGCTTCTTCTAAAGATTTTATTTTAATATAAGGCATTTTACTATGAGGATTAGCTAATGAAAATAGCACCCAATCGTTTTCGCCAATCGGCCCAACCCATTTAAACAATTTTTCGCGTTCTTCAGTTCTTGATGCAGCAAAAACAACAGCATTTTTTTTAGTTAAGGCGTTATTATAAGCTCTTGCCCATGGAAGAAGCTCCATTTTATATTTAATATTTGCCCGCTTAAATATTTCTTTCATTATGTCTGTAGCACTTCCAACGATTTCATTTTCGTTGTCACCATTGGTATCATCTTTCGGCATATTATACGGCGCATAATCTTCAGTATATAAATTAAAAAAATTATCTTGAGCATAGCTAAATTGCTCAAACCAGAAAAATAAAAAAAGGAAGAAGGCTTGGGGTAATTTTATTTTTAGCATTAAACAATTCTCCATGTGTTAAGAGAATGATAACACTAATTTCAAAATGTTAAATATTTAAAACTTCAAATTATTAAGACTTGGAGATGTCAAATTGTTTGATATTATCATTTTTGGTAAAAATTCTTTCATTTTCCCTGGAGTCATAAAAAACAAAATAATTTGGATTTGAAAACCAGTCAGGTCCAACAAATAAACGAACTTGTTGAAAGACTATTTTTAAATAAACGTGGATATGGCCTAAAAATAAGGTATTAATTTGTTTACTATTGTTTTCATTATAAATTTTAAAATAATCTTCTAAACAATTTCTTAAAAATGGAGCTGTTAATGCATTATACGTTTCTCCTTTATTCCGGCTTCTTTTAGCATAATTTGTACAAATAAAATGCATTAAAAAGCCTGGAACTAAAAGATTAGCAATTTTTTGAAACAAATAAGATTTAAAAAAAGCTCTAGGTTTTTGATATGAGGGAAGGCAAATTAAATTGTCACCATGGCGCATAACAGTTCTACCAAGTTCAGGATGATCAAATTCAAGAATAAAATCACCATAATATGAAAAAATATCATCTAGTTTTTTTGAATGAAAATGTTCAAATCCAAAATCATGGTTGCCTTCTAAAAAAATAGTTTTTATACCCAAATTTTTTAGTTCTTTTATTTTATCGAAAACATCAACCCAAATTTTAATAAAGAATGTTTTGGATACTGTAATAAAATCAAATATATCCCCAAGAAAAATAATAGCATCAATTTTTTTTGTATAATGTTTAAGTTTAATTTTATCAAGATTTTCAAGAAGTATTTGAGAGTTTAGATCACCCGGTTCTCTTAAATGCACATCTGAAATAACGACAAAACTATTAATATTTTCTATTCTTACTGTTCTCACGTTTATACCTTTGTTATAGCGCTTAATTTTAAAAGAGCTGAGAAATCATCTGGCATATTTGAATCTATTTCAAGATATTTGTTTCTTTTTTCTAATCCACACTCAAGAC contains:
- a CDS encoding substrate-binding periplasmic protein, which encodes MLKIKLPQAFFLFLFFWFEQFSYAQDNFFNLYTEDYAPYNMPKDDTNGDNENEIVGSATDIMKEIFKRANIKYKMELLPWARAYNNALTKKNAVVFAASRTEEREKLFKWVGPIGENDWVLFSLANPHSKMPYIKIKSLEEAKNYVIGAYKGDATSNYLHSISYLKVEDTNLDLNNEKKLQAGRIDLWASGKQLGNWFFKKNKIINIVPVYTLKTSILYAAFNKETDEKVIEKLNATLKDIQKDGTYAKIINKYAN
- a CDS encoding metallophosphoesterase, with protein sequence MRTVRIENINSFVVISDVHLREPGDLNSQILLENLDKIKLKHYTKKIDAIIFLGDIFDFITVSKTFFIKIWVDVFDKIKELKNLGIKTIFLEGNHDFGFEHFHSKKLDDIFSYYGDFILEFDHPELGRTVMRHGDNLICLPSYQKPRAFFKSYLFQKIANLLVPGFLMHFICTNYAKRSRNKGETYNALTAPFLRNCLEDYFKIYNENNSKQINTLFLGHIHVYLKIVFQQVRLFVGPDWFSNPNYFVFYDSRENERIFTKNDNIKQFDISKS